A DNA window from Daucus carota subsp. sativus chromosome 3, DH1 v3.0, whole genome shotgun sequence contains the following coding sequences:
- the LOC135151059 gene encoding uncharacterized protein LOC135151059, whose product MPWFTELCTIFGKDRTTGNLAENLVDVVEELNTEAADELSVQEAQPVTHSDESTSMKKRKRGNADALLEAVYAASDRLANQFEASTKLLIAAEEDMREKKKQLNQELSKIPELEVLQKLQVAKRIASDEDLMILFFEAPAVEKTVLVNAILNKEI is encoded by the coding sequence ATGCCATGGTTCACAGAACTCTGTACTATCTTTGGAAAAGATAGAACAACCGGAAATCTAGCAGAAAATCTTGTTGATGTTGTGGAAGAACTTAATACTGAGGCTGCAGATGAACTATCAGTCCAGGAAGCTCAACCAGTCACACATTCTGACGAGTCGACAAgtatgaagaaaagaaaaagaggaaATGCAGATGCATTGTTAGAGGCTGTCTATGCTGCTTCAGACAGGCTCGCAAATCAGTTTGAGGCTTCCACTAAACTCCTCATCGCAGCTGAAGAAGATATGCgggagaaaaagaaacaacTCAATCAAGAACTTTCAAAGATTCCAGAACTCGAAGTGCTCCAGAAACTTCAAGTTGCAAAGAGAATAGCCAGTGATGAAGACTTGATGATACTATTTTTTGAAGCACCAGCCGTAGAAAAAACTGTTTTGGTGAATGCTATTCTAAACAAGGAGATTTGA